One part of the Enterobacter kobei genome encodes these proteins:
- a CDS encoding IS3 family transposase (programmed frameshift), giving the protein MKKRFSEEQIISILREAEAGVSARELCRKHAISDATFYTWRKKYGGMEVPEVKRLKSLEEENARLKKLLAEAMLDKEALQVALGRKLLTTDQKREAVVLMCDATGLSQRRACRLTGLSLSTCRYEAQRPAADAHLSGRITELALERRRFGYRRIWQLLRREGLHVNHKRVYRLYHLNGLGVKRRRRRKGLATERLPLLRPEAPNLTWSMDFVMDALATGRRIKCLTCVDDFTKECLTITAAFGISGVQVTRILDSIALFRGYPATIRTDQGPEFTCRALDQWAYEHGVELRLIQPGKPTQNGFIESFNGRFRDECLNEHWFSDIVHARKTINDWRQDYNECRPHSSPNYQTPAEFAADWRNGKYEEKPTDITN; this is encoded by the exons ATGAAGAAGCGTTTTTCCGAAGAACAGATCATCAGTATTCTCCGAGAGGCCGAAGCCGGGGTTTCTGCCCGTGAGCTCTGCCGCAAGCACGCCATTTCCGACGCCACCTTTTACACCTGGCGTAAGAAGTATGGCGGTATGGAGGTGCCCGAGGTTAAGCGCCTGAAGTCGCTTGAGGAAGAGAACGCCCGCCTCAAGAAGCTGCTCGCTGAAGCCATGCTGGATAAGGAGGCGCTTCAGGTGGCTCTGGGGCGAAAGT TACTGACGACAGACCAGAAGCGGGAAGCTGTGGTGTTGATGTGTGATGCGACCGGTCTGTCGCAACGTCGTGCCTGCAGGCTTACAGGTTTGTCCCTGTCGACCTGCCGCTATGAGGCTCAGCGACCGGCTGCTGATGCGCATTTATCAGGGCGTATCACTGAGCTGGCACTGGAGCGCAGGCGTTTTGGCTACCGACGCATCTGGCAGTTACTGCGCCGTGAAGGCCTTCATGTTAATCACAAGCGCGTGTACCGCCTTTACCACCTTAACGGGCTGGGCGTAAAACGCAGACGACGTCGTAAAGGGCTGGCAACAGAACGTCTGCCGCTGCTCCGCCCGGAGGCGCCCAACCTGACCTGGTCGATGGATTTTGTCATGGACGCGCTGGCCACCGGTCGCAGGATCAAGTGCCTGACCTGCGTGGACGACTTCACGAAGGAGTGTCTGACGATTACCGCCGCATTCGGGATTTCAGGCGTTCAGGTCACGCGAATTCTGGACAGCATTGCACTGTTTCGCGGCTATCCGGCGACGATAAGAACGGACCAGGGGCCGGAGTTTACCTGCAGAGCACTTGACCAGTGGGCTTATGAGCATGGGGTGGAGCTGCGGCTTATCCAGCCGGGCAAGCCAACACAGAACGGATTTATTGAAAGTTTTAACGGACGATTCAGGGATGAGTGCCTCAATGAGCACTGGTTCAGCGATATAGTTCACGCCAGGAAAACGATTAATGACTGGCGGCAGGATTATAACGAGTGTCGTCCACATTCATCGCCGAACTACCAGACTCCGGCTGAATTTGCAGCGGACTGGCGAAACGGGAAATACGAAGAAAAACCAACCGACATTACTAACTGA
- the traD gene encoding type IV conjugative transfer system coupling protein TraD, translated as MSFAGKNLTQGGQMTAYRWRMFIQVNNWIGFWVLILFVLIASSLFLWRTPQEMLDNGALYWFANLNQSFIDLMPAGAGRFYDVHYYHAPTQTNYVLKMTLVQIYGDPYMNAMGTQVLEQLQWAALASGIFCTGVFAAISWYISRIGKQESEDQYISGMQLTDKPADVNRLLRQNGELSDLRVGELHMVQRAEVMNYLIHGTIGVGKSTIIRWLLDYIRKRGDRAIIYDSGCTFTETHYDPRTDIILNAHDDRCANWQMWGECVDAVDYDNMAASLIPVEGDSDPFWVSSSRTIYADLAIRMSADPDRSIEKFLKTLLSLSMQSLREYLANTPAANLVEEKIEKTAISIRSVVTNYAKALRYLQGLDDGVKPPFTIREWMTTEKYDNSWLFISTQARHRKSVRPLISLWVSLATLMLQSMGENSDRRVWFIFDELPSLQRIPEFNETLAEGRKFGGCFVIGVQNMAQLVHAYGRELAKSMFDLLNTRMYGRSPSAEMAEIVQKELGNQRKREIREQNSYGLDTVRDGISLGKDKVNNPIVDYEQIMRLPNLNFYVRLPGEYPVVRLGLKYKKLVKRNAGLIERNIRDVLSPELEKVIQENERAATAAGLNFPTGDEVLENSNVATDTVPAVAPKPVQVKAESKPARTEVAKAEATASAKPLSVIPVSETAPEPETAPDQSNISDNVIVLKPLNVHKNPNLPEREITASAVSRQPVTTHEAAGQDDLSSVTPALAVLRKFRQQAAGAASNEGDEDVSGGGESMSLDMHVSELADGGLELSTAGTHEPGDDHPADHRASKSLAQDEENILLHRHPDDPGYSEYDLNYDDGERDL; from the coding sequence ATGAGCTTTGCAGGCAAGAACCTTACTCAGGGCGGCCAGATGACCGCCTACCGCTGGCGCATGTTTATTCAGGTCAACAACTGGATCGGTTTCTGGGTACTTATCCTGTTCGTTCTGATCGCTTCCTCCCTGTTTCTGTGGCGCACACCGCAGGAGATGCTGGATAACGGGGCACTTTACTGGTTCGCTAACCTGAACCAGAGCTTTATCGACCTCATGCCGGCCGGTGCCGGGCGGTTTTACGATGTGCATTATTACCACGCACCGACGCAGACAAATTATGTCCTCAAAATGACCCTGGTGCAGATTTATGGCGATCCGTACATGAATGCGATGGGGACGCAGGTGCTGGAGCAGCTGCAGTGGGCAGCGCTGGCCAGTGGCATATTTTGCACCGGGGTGTTCGCCGCCATATCCTGGTATATCTCGCGTATCGGTAAGCAGGAGAGCGAAGATCAGTATATCTCCGGGATGCAGCTGACGGATAAACCTGCTGACGTGAACCGGTTGCTGCGCCAGAATGGTGAGCTGTCCGATTTACGCGTCGGGGAGCTGCATATGGTACAGCGCGCCGAGGTGATGAATTATCTCATTCACGGCACCATTGGCGTAGGGAAATCGACGATTATTCGCTGGCTGCTCGATTACATTCGTAAGCGCGGCGACCGGGCCATTATTTACGATTCGGGCTGTACGTTTACCGAAACCCACTACGATCCCCGCACTGACATTATCCTGAACGCCCACGACGATCGCTGCGCCAACTGGCAGATGTGGGGCGAGTGTGTGGATGCCGTCGATTACGACAACATGGCGGCCAGTCTTATCCCGGTTGAAGGGGATTCTGATCCGTTCTGGGTGTCCAGCTCGCGCACCATCTATGCCGACCTTGCCATCCGCATGTCCGCCGACCCCGATCGCAGTATCGAAAAATTCCTGAAAACCCTGCTGTCACTCAGCATGCAGAGTCTGCGCGAATACCTGGCGAACACGCCGGCCGCCAACCTCGTTGAGGAAAAAATCGAGAAAACAGCCATTTCGATCCGTTCCGTTGTCACCAACTACGCCAAAGCGCTGCGTTATCTGCAGGGCCTCGATGACGGTGTCAAACCGCCGTTCACCATCCGGGAATGGATGACCACGGAGAAATACGATAACAGCTGGTTATTTATCTCCACGCAGGCCCGGCACCGTAAGAGCGTCAGGCCGCTGATTTCGCTGTGGGTATCGCTGGCCACCCTGATGCTGCAGAGCATGGGCGAGAACAGCGACCGGCGCGTGTGGTTTATTTTTGACGAACTTCCCAGCCTGCAGCGCATTCCTGAATTCAACGAAACCCTCGCTGAAGGGCGAAAATTTGGCGGCTGCTTTGTCATCGGCGTACAGAACATGGCGCAGCTGGTTCACGCGTATGGCCGTGAGCTGGCGAAAAGTATGTTTGACCTGCTCAACACACGCATGTACGGGCGTTCCCCCAGTGCCGAAATGGCAGAAATTGTGCAGAAAGAGCTGGGTAATCAGCGCAAGCGCGAAATCCGGGAGCAGAACTCCTATGGCCTGGATACGGTGCGTGACGGCATCTCGCTCGGTAAGGACAAAGTGAACAACCCGATAGTCGATTACGAGCAGATTATGCGCCTGCCGAACCTGAATTTTTACGTGCGCCTGCCGGGGGAATATCCGGTGGTCAGACTGGGCCTGAAATATAAGAAACTGGTGAAACGTAACGCCGGCCTTATTGAGCGGAATATCCGGGATGTACTGAGTCCGGAGCTGGAAAAAGTTATCCAGGAGAACGAGCGGGCGGCCACTGCGGCAGGCCTCAACTTCCCGACCGGGGATGAGGTGCTTGAAAACAGCAACGTCGCTACCGATACCGTGCCTGCTGTTGCCCCGAAGCCGGTGCAGGTTAAAGCAGAAAGCAAACCTGCAAGGACCGAAGTGGCAAAAGCTGAGGCAACAGCGTCAGCAAAACCGTTATCCGTAATCCCAGTGTCAGAGACTGCACCTGAGCCTGAAACTGCCCCGGACCAGAGCAATATCAGTGATAACGTCATTGTCCTGAAGCCTCTGAATGTACACAAAAACCCCAACCTTCCTGAAAGAGAAATCACTGCCTCCGCTGTCTCCCGGCAACCTGTTACCACTCATGAGGCCGCTGGCCAGGACGATCTTTCTAGCGTCACGCCAGCCCTCGCGGTTTTACGAAAATTCAGGCAACAGGCCGCCGGCGCAGCCAGTAATGAGGGTGACGAGGACGTTTCCGGGGGCGGGGAGTCGATGAGCCTCGATATGCACGTCAGTGAGCTGGCAGATGGTGGCCTTGAGCTTTCCACCGCCGGTACGCATGAGCCAGGCGACGACCATCCCGCTGATCACCGCGCCAGCAAAAGCCTGGCACAGGACGAAGAAAACATTCTGCTGCACCGCCATCCGGACGATCCGGGTTACAGCGAGTACGACCTTAACTACGACGACGGAGAACGTGACTTATGA
- the traI gene encoding conjugative transfer relaxase/helicase TraI: MMSVAPVASAGTAAGYYSHSDNYYFLGNLQSHWLGEGARELGLDGPVRSDALTAVLEGRLPDGGRLGKEINGNHVHRPGHDLTFSAPKSVSILALIGGDKRMIDAHNHAVQVAAGYVEKLISARHTKDGVTSIVHTGKMVAAAFTHDTSRNLDPLIHTHLLVANMTEYEGKWRALATDYIHNAGFIETVMKMQVTLGKIYRADLRQGVEALGHEVKEVGKHGMWEIKAIPDEVVEEYSSRGREVRGAVGADATLRSRDVAAKDTRRAKVDPSRIRLMERWQTQMKEKGFDLKGYMDSVTPAESDTARPPAQIPSAADVQTRSQPDSTPEKVPARDRIPEAGKVTERDMAREEPSRPVTSTPPVMQAGTHAVSPVAQGAKAGPEKPHIRAEVSDAVRQAISHLSNDKTRFTWGELMLTTTEFSDQLPDVAEVKMAIDASLKDGMIVPLDSEKGVFTSRIHLLDELSIQALSQERLKDGKVVSFARPEQYAPRALEVVEKSPLVLMNAPTGVAGIRELTAQLTDISTAHGREVTVLASSAERASSLAKSDTLRDRLISRSHVLSGEFSLKPQGTLIIEGAERLGLKETLVLLGEAREKDAQLVFLDSAGRQANGNAMSVLESAGVTRSRRTEPAPGLETEVVSIADKRDRYAALASRFAELSAGSEPVTAVVLGQREQKHLTGLIRDALQNAGQLERDGVTVEARTPVWVDNKTRRMPGTYRAGQVLEDRSDAKTTRHYVIDRIHEDTRVLSLIDSDGVLSRMKTSELTADWRLYESENISISTGEQLIAVAGDKDAGLKAKDRLQVTGFSAGGIQVERDGLSLTLPADRPLYVKHAYVAAPGGRDNDTGVVLAALNSRDISARTMNSLAQSGTRAEVFTAETQDRAETRLQRMNTSSSPVQLVRQLSGKDDVSGAISALHDGVKSEAGLAVWRAINDQRGVTFSELTLLAKAAEYHPDIGAVGEHISTMVRQGDLLPVSVRGEPALVARATWEMEKAIIRVIDAGKNTQEPLLEQVDPRLLDGLTAGQKAAARMVLGTTDQFIGIQGYAGVGKTTQVKAVKAAIDSLPADGRPVLSGLAPTHQAVKELKDTGMPAQTVKSFLVEHDQQVNAGQKPDYRERVFLIDESSMIGNQDTAAAYLAIQAGGGRAVSMGDIAQFEAVDAGAPFKLVQERSPMDVAIMKEIVRQKDVQLKGAVHDIIDNRIDAALRRIEAQPAGKIPRMAGATLPDSGIVTTEDAVGDIVRDWTERTPQARQNTLIITQLNADRQAVNAGIHAVLAERGELGEKSITVPVLEKISHTRHEFNKTAAWQAGMVVKRGDRYQDVVAVDKNGSLVTVRDEDGRLGMVSPRELITGDVELFTRSTMTVNAGDELRFTATDRERGQTGNQRFTVQSVNDNGDIVMKGAAGTKVINPAQVRAEQHIDYAWAVTGYGAQGASSEYVIALEGTEGGRKYLASQRAFYISASRAKEHVQIYTDERSKWVAAMKQPEKEVKTAHDALQPETQRQQAKAIWAMGQPVTKTAIGRAWARHQSMAEHSLTARIIPATRRFPEPALALPLYDNNGKGAGLALISLVASPEGRMTQGDIRMVATEGASAAVLQRSQTGNTHVVRHLSDALMAVREHPKDGVVWQTGEEKPSAHLMKVSRGVHQEEDAARIRAVSGLSTDITLPVTRDNPQREADQLSVLRAAEALRRAAEQERAGAVVDPEKLQHAVYKPESVTLPAEESIILPADLPQADTNPLFTPDSSTLRKLAHDLTGGTEARIPAGMTRGENGTAPERAAAERASASKVVNDLAAAERDMVRQPVEGERGRAIEHEEYAHTRTIQKER, from the coding sequence ATGATGTCAGTCGCACCCGTAGCCTCGGCAGGCACTGCCGCCGGCTATTACAGCCATTCTGATAATTACTATTTCCTCGGCAATCTGCAGAGCCACTGGCTGGGTGAAGGTGCCAGGGAGCTGGGCCTCGACGGGCCGGTCCGGAGTGACGCGCTGACGGCGGTGCTGGAAGGGCGTCTGCCGGACGGCGGACGGCTTGGGAAAGAAATTAACGGTAATCATGTCCACCGGCCGGGGCATGACCTGACGTTTTCCGCCCCGAAAAGCGTGTCCATTCTGGCGCTCATTGGCGGCGATAAACGTATGATTGATGCGCACAACCATGCGGTGCAGGTGGCCGCCGGGTATGTGGAAAAGCTTATCTCTGCACGCCATACCAAAGACGGTGTTACGTCTATTGTACACACCGGCAAGATGGTGGCGGCCGCGTTCACACATGATACCTCACGTAACCTCGACCCGCTGATTCACACCCATCTGCTTGTCGCCAACATGACGGAGTACGAGGGGAAATGGAGAGCACTGGCCACCGACTACATTCACAATGCCGGCTTTATCGAAACTGTCATGAAGATGCAGGTCACGCTCGGCAAAATCTACCGTGCTGACCTGCGTCAGGGGGTTGAGGCTCTCGGTCACGAAGTGAAAGAGGTCGGCAAACACGGTATGTGGGAGATTAAAGCCATTCCGGATGAAGTTGTGGAGGAATACTCCTCGCGCGGACGCGAGGTGCGGGGGGCGGTCGGGGCTGATGCCACCCTGCGAAGCCGGGATGTGGCGGCAAAAGACACCCGTCGTGCGAAAGTTGACCCGTCCCGCATCAGGCTGATGGAGCGCTGGCAGACACAGATGAAGGAGAAAGGCTTCGATCTGAAAGGCTACATGGACAGCGTGACGCCAGCTGAAAGCGACACGGCGCGTCCCCCGGCACAAATCCCGTCGGCGGCAGACGTTCAGACACGGTCACAGCCAGACAGCACACCTGAAAAGGTCCCTGCGCGGGACCGTATACCCGAAGCGGGGAAAGTCACTGAACGTGATATGGCGCGTGAAGAACCGTCCCGCCCCGTCACATCCACCCCGCCGGTGATGCAGGCCGGAACACACGCCGTGTCACCTGTTGCACAGGGGGCTAAAGCCGGGCCTGAAAAGCCGCACATCAGGGCGGAGGTATCCGACGCCGTGCGGCAGGCCATTTCTCATTTAAGTAACGACAAAACCCGTTTTACCTGGGGTGAGCTGATGCTGACGACCACCGAATTCAGCGACCAGCTGCCGGACGTGGCCGAGGTCAAAATGGCCATCGATGCCTCCCTGAAGGACGGCATGATCGTCCCGCTCGACAGTGAAAAGGGCGTGTTCACCTCGCGCATTCATCTCCTTGATGAGCTGTCCATCCAGGCACTGAGCCAGGAGCGGCTGAAAGACGGGAAGGTGGTGAGCTTTGCCAGGCCGGAACAATATGCGCCGCGTGCGCTTGAGGTCGTGGAGAAATCGCCTCTGGTGCTGATGAATGCCCCGACCGGCGTGGCCGGGATCCGGGAGCTGACCGCACAGCTGACAGATATTTCCACCGCCCACGGGCGTGAGGTGACGGTTCTGGCCAGTTCGGCGGAGCGGGCCTCATCTCTCGCAAAGTCCGATACGCTGCGCGATCGCCTTATCAGTCGTTCTCATGTACTGAGCGGCGAATTCAGCCTGAAGCCGCAGGGCACGCTTATTATTGAAGGTGCCGAGCGTCTGGGCCTGAAAGAAACGCTGGTTCTGCTGGGGGAGGCGCGTGAAAAAGATGCACAGCTCGTTTTCCTCGACAGCGCAGGGCGGCAGGCAAACGGAAATGCCATGTCGGTACTGGAATCCGCCGGCGTGACGCGTAGCCGACGAACAGAACCTGCGCCGGGCCTTGAGACGGAAGTGGTCAGCATTGCCGACAAACGTGACCGTTATGCTGCGCTGGCCAGCCGGTTTGCTGAACTCAGCGCCGGCAGTGAGCCGGTCACGGCCGTCGTGCTGGGACAGCGGGAGCAGAAGCACCTGACGGGGCTTATCCGGGATGCACTGCAGAATGCCGGACAGCTTGAGCGTGACGGTGTCACGGTGGAAGCGCGGACGCCGGTCTGGGTGGATAATAAAACACGGCGTATGCCCGGCACGTACCGCGCCGGCCAGGTGCTTGAAGACCGCAGTGACGCGAAGACCACGCGGCATTACGTTATTGACCGTATCCACGAAGACACCCGCGTGCTGTCGCTCATTGACAGCGACGGCGTACTGTCACGTATGAAAACGTCTGAACTGACCGCTGACTGGCGGCTGTATGAGAGTGAGAACATCAGTATCAGCACCGGCGAGCAGCTGATCGCCGTCGCCGGTGACAAAGACGCGGGTCTGAAAGCGAAAGACCGGCTGCAGGTCACGGGGTTCAGCGCCGGTGGTATTCAGGTTGAACGGGATGGCCTGAGCCTGACACTGCCGGCAGATCGGCCTCTTTATGTGAAACATGCTTATGTGGCCGCGCCGGGCGGGCGGGATAACGACACCGGGGTGGTACTGGCCGCGCTCAATTCACGGGATATTTCTGCCCGCACCATGAATTCGCTGGCGCAGTCCGGCACACGGGCCGAAGTGTTTACGGCTGAAACGCAGGACAGGGCGGAAACCCGCCTGCAGCGTATGAATACCAGCAGTTCTCCGGTGCAGCTCGTTCGCCAGCTCAGCGGGAAGGACGACGTCAGTGGCGCGATCAGTGCCCTGCATGACGGGGTGAAAAGTGAGGCAGGGCTGGCGGTCTGGCGCGCCATCAATGACCAGCGTGGGGTGACGTTCAGCGAACTGACGCTGCTTGCGAAGGCGGCAGAGTATCATCCGGACATCGGTGCAGTGGGGGAGCATATCAGCACGATGGTCCGGCAGGGCGATCTGCTGCCGGTGTCGGTCCGGGGAGAGCCTGCCCTGGTCGCCCGTGCCACCTGGGAGATGGAAAAAGCCATTATCCGGGTGATCGATGCGGGTAAAAACACCCAGGAGCCGCTGCTGGAACAGGTTGATCCGCGTCTGCTGGACGGTCTGACGGCCGGTCAGAAAGCCGCAGCCCGAATGGTGCTGGGCACCACCGATCAGTTTATCGGTATTCAGGGTTATGCGGGGGTCGGCAAGACCACCCAGGTGAAAGCGGTGAAAGCCGCCATTGACAGCCTGCCCGCTGACGGGCGGCCGGTACTGAGCGGACTTGCGCCCACGCATCAGGCTGTAAAAGAGCTGAAGGACACGGGAATGCCGGCGCAGACGGTGAAGTCTTTTCTGGTAGAGCATGACCAGCAGGTTAACGCCGGCCAGAAACCTGACTACCGCGAACGCGTCTTTCTTATCGATGAATCCTCCATGATCGGCAACCAGGATACCGCTGCCGCGTACCTTGCGATTCAGGCCGGCGGCGGGCGCGCTGTCTCGATGGGGGATATTGCCCAGTTTGAGGCAGTGGACGCCGGCGCGCCCTTTAAACTGGTGCAGGAGCGCAGCCCGATGGATGTGGCCATTATGAAGGAGATCGTCCGTCAGAAAGATGTCCAGCTGAAAGGGGCGGTACACGACATCATTGATAACCGTATAGATGCTGCACTCAGGCGTATTGAGGCGCAGCCGGCCGGTAAAATCCCGCGTATGGCCGGGGCCACGCTTCCCGATTCCGGTATTGTCACCACAGAGGATGCCGTGGGCGATATTGTCCGCGACTGGACAGAGCGCACCCCGCAGGCCCGGCAGAATACGTTAATCATCACCCAACTTAACGCCGACCGGCAGGCCGTGAATGCCGGCATCCATGCGGTGTTAGCAGAGCGCGGGGAACTGGGAGAGAAAAGCATCACCGTCCCGGTGCTGGAAAAGATTTCCCACACCCGTCATGAGTTTAATAAAACAGCTGCGTGGCAGGCCGGCATGGTGGTGAAACGGGGCGACCGGTATCAGGATGTGGTTGCCGTGGACAAAAACGGCTCACTGGTCACGGTCAGGGATGAGGACGGCAGACTCGGTATGGTGTCCCCCCGCGAGCTTATTACCGGCGACGTGGAGCTGTTTACCCGCAGCACGATGACGGTAAACGCCGGCGATGAGCTTCGCTTTACCGCCACCGACCGGGAACGTGGCCAGACCGGTAATCAGCGGTTTACCGTACAGTCCGTGAACGATAACGGTGACATTGTCATGAAGGGCGCGGCCGGAACGAAGGTCATCAATCCCGCGCAGGTGCGTGCAGAGCAGCATATCGATTATGCCTGGGCGGTGACGGGCTACGGCGCACAGGGGGCAAGCAGCGAGTACGTGATCGCGCTGGAAGGCACGGAGGGCGGGCGTAAGTACCTCGCATCACAGCGGGCTTTCTACATTTCTGCCTCCCGTGCAAAAGAGCATGTGCAGATCTACACCGACGAAAGGAGCAAATGGGTGGCCGCCATGAAACAACCCGAAAAGGAGGTGAAAACCGCGCATGATGCCCTGCAGCCTGAGACACAGCGCCAGCAGGCTAAAGCCATCTGGGCGATGGGGCAGCCGGTCACAAAAACCGCCATCGGACGGGCCTGGGCACGCCATCAGTCAATGGCTGAACACAGCCTGACGGCCAGAATCATCCCGGCCACCCGGCGTTTTCCGGAGCCGGCGCTGGCATTACCGCTTTATGACAACAATGGCAAAGGGGCCGGACTGGCCCTGATCTCTCTGGTTGCCAGCCCTGAAGGGCGGATGACCCAGGGTGATATACGCATGGTGGCCACGGAAGGTGCCAGCGCGGCCGTACTCCAGCGCAGTCAGACCGGTAACACCCATGTTGTCAGGCATCTCAGCGACGCCCTGATGGCCGTGCGTGAGCATCCGAAAGACGGGGTGGTGTGGCAGACCGGTGAGGAAAAACCCTCTGCGCACCTGATGAAAGTCAGCCGGGGGGTACATCAGGAGGAGGATGCAGCCCGCATCAGAGCGGTGTCAGGCCTCTCAACGGACATCACGCTGCCCGTCACACGGGACAATCCGCAGCGTGAGGCGGATCAGCTGTCTGTGCTTCGGGCCGCAGAGGCGCTGCGCAGGGCGGCGGAACAGGAAAGAGCCGGCGCGGTTGTGGACCCAGAGAAGCTGCAGCATGCCGTTTATAAACCAGAGTCTGTCACGCTGCCCGCCGAAGAAAGCATTATCCTGCCGGCAGACCTGCCGCAGGCGGACACAAATCCGCTGTTCACGCCGGACAGCAGCACGCTGCGCAAACTCGCACATGACCTGACCGGCGGCACGGAGGCGCGGATCCCTGCCGGGATGACGCGCGGCGAGAACGGCACGGCACCGGAACGGGCAGCTGCTGAACGTGCCAGTGCCTCGAAGGTGGTGAATGACCTGGCGGCCGCCGAACGGGATATGGTACGCCAGCCTGTCGAAGGTGAACGGGGCCGTGCTATCGAGCATGAAGAATACGCCCATACCCGCACGATCCAGAAAGAACGTTAA
- a CDS encoding tyrosine-type recombinase/integrase yields the protein MQQDDGHSLIPLVSGHSFSGESRTGLITSDNVTPVNPAQAYLLSLNSLRSRQTMASFLDIVARMLGASSLTDCSWGSLRRHHIIGLLELLRDAGRAVATVNTYLSALKGVAREAWMLRLMDVESYQHILAVRQVRGSVLPRGRALRREEIRALFDVCASDRGSAGLRDAALLGIILGCGLRRSEAVALSYEDLLPAERAMRVLGKGNKERLAYVPEGAWQRLYLWTDQVRGESPGALFTRIRRHDDVTSDRLTDQAVYHILQVRQHQAGIDKCAPHDLRRTFATAMLENGEDLITVKDAMGHASVTTTQKYDRRGEERLRRARDKLNLDQL from the coding sequence ATGCAGCAAGATGACGGCCACAGTCTGATACCCCTGGTGTCGGGACATTCATTTTCCGGTGAAAGCCGTACCGGGCTGATCACCAGTGACAACGTCACTCCAGTGAATCCGGCTCAGGCGTACCTTTTGTCGCTTAATTCGCTGCGCAGCCGGCAGACCATGGCTTCCTTCCTGGATATTGTGGCCCGTATGCTCGGTGCCAGCTCACTGACGGACTGCAGCTGGGGATCGCTGCGCCGGCACCATATCATCGGTCTGCTGGAACTGCTGCGTGACGCTGGCCGGGCCGTGGCCACAGTTAACACGTACCTTTCGGCATTAAAGGGGGTTGCACGGGAAGCCTGGATGCTCAGGCTGATGGATGTGGAAAGTTACCAGCATATTCTCGCTGTTCGTCAGGTTCGCGGGAGTGTACTGCCGCGTGGCCGGGCCCTGAGACGGGAGGAGATCCGGGCGCTTTTTGATGTCTGCGCCAGTGACAGGGGCAGCGCAGGTCTGCGTGACGCCGCCCTGCTGGGCATCATTCTCGGTTGCGGTCTGCGCCGCTCGGAAGCCGTAGCCCTGAGCTATGAGGATCTGCTGCCTGCGGAGCGTGCCATGAGGGTACTCGGGAAAGGTAATAAGGAACGGCTGGCTTATGTACCGGAAGGGGCCTGGCAGCGACTCTATCTCTGGACAGACCAGGTACGTGGCGAATCACCCGGTGCGCTTTTCACCCGGATACGGCGGCATGACGATGTGACGAGCGATCGCCTGACTGACCAGGCGGTATATCATATCCTTCAGGTGCGTCAGCATCAGGCAGGCATTGATAAGTGCGCGCCGCATGACCTGAGAAGGACTTTTGCCACTGCCATGCTGGAAAATGGGGAGGATCTGATCACGGTCAAGGACGCGATGGGTCATGCCAGCGTAACCACAACCCAGAAATATGACCGGCGGGGAGAGGAGCGTCTGCGCAGGGCGCGTGACAAATTAAATCTGGATCAGCTGTAA
- a CDS encoding thioredoxin domain-containing protein — translation MVLRHKVLSLLVTTCILFSENTLSATPPAPFTAEQEARIGQIAGEYLLAHPEILVQVSQKLQQQQHARAQLRFAIKVMEHQGELLNDPDTPSTGPDDAAVAVVEFFDYQCIICTQQAPVIEQIMGASPDVRFIFKEWPIFAQKWPASENAALQGISIWKEHGSKAYMVYHNGLYRTGHNEGKLTAADITAVTASAGVKVQSAGDHHDVLVRTDALAQALDLTGTPGIIVMPVKNATPDRITVFPGMATAAQLQAAIAKARQ, via the coding sequence ATGGTTTTAAGGCACAAAGTTCTGTCCTTACTAGTTACAACATGCATTTTATTTTCGGAAAACACGCTGTCTGCGACCCCGCCGGCTCCGTTCACAGCAGAACAGGAAGCCCGGATAGGACAGATCGCAGGCGAGTACCTGCTGGCTCACCCGGAAATACTGGTGCAGGTCAGCCAGAAGCTTCAGCAGCAACAGCATGCCCGCGCGCAGCTGCGCTTCGCCATCAAGGTTATGGAACACCAGGGCGAACTGCTTAACGATCCGGATACACCTTCAACGGGGCCTGACGACGCAGCTGTTGCGGTCGTTGAGTTCTTTGATTACCAGTGCATCATCTGCACGCAGCAGGCACCGGTGATAGAGCAGATTATGGGGGCCAGCCCGGATGTGCGTTTTATATTTAAGGAATGGCCCATCTTTGCTCAGAAATGGCCGGCATCAGAAAATGCTGCGTTGCAGGGGATCAGCATATGGAAAGAGCACGGCAGCAAAGCCTACATGGTCTATCACAACGGGCTGTACCGCACCGGTCACAATGAAGGGAAGCTGACGGCTGCGGATATTACTGCCGTTACAGCGTCTGCGGGGGTGAAGGTGCAATCCGCAGGTGATCATCATGATGTTCTGGTCAGGACAGATGCGCTGGCTCAGGCACTGGACCTGACCGGAACGCCCGGCATCATCGTCATGCCGGTAAAAAATGCGACGCCTGACCGCATTACGGTATTCCCCGGCATGGCAACAGCGGCGCAGCTGCAGGCTGCAATTGCAAAAGCCAGACAATAG